The Cylindrospermopsis curvispora GIHE-G1 genome contains a region encoding:
- a CDS encoding Uma2 family endonuclease, whose protein sequence is MVRQIAPKTQLGVIKSNVNQVGETIAPEIVYPESDGEPMADNTRQFTWIVKIKENLEILFKSNPDVFVAGDLFWYPVKGSNKIKLAPDTMVVFGRPKGHRGSYRQWEENNIPPQVVFEILSPSNSDGEMTKKKLFYLKYGVEEYYVYDPDGISLEVCIRENNSFKEIKNFATWTSPRLNIRFDMTGDELVIYYPDGSRFLSPVELSNYAEQESQRAEQESQRAEQANQRAEQESQRAEQANQRVERERFLKEQETQRAEQERFLKEQEQLKYQTLLAQLKAKGIDITALE, encoded by the coding sequence ATGGTGAGGCAAATTGCACCAAAAACTCAACTGGGGGTGATAAAATCTAACGTTAATCAGGTTGGGGAGACGATCGCGCCTGAAATTGTCTACCCAGAAAGTGATGGTGAACCCATGGCGGATAACACTAGGCAATTTACATGGATTGTCAAAATCAAGGAGAATTTAGAAATACTATTTAAGTCTAATCCGGATGTGTTTGTGGCCGGGGACTTATTTTGGTATCCAGTAAAGGGTAGTAACAAAATTAAACTGGCTCCTGACACCATGGTAGTGTTTGGTAGACCCAAGGGACACCGGGGGTCCTATCGACAGTGGGAAGAGAATAATATTCCTCCCCAGGTGGTTTTTGAAATTTTATCTCCCAGTAATAGTGATGGTGAGATGACGAAAAAAAAGCTCTTTTATCTCAAATATGGAGTGGAAGAGTATTATGTATATGACCCAGATGGGATTAGTCTAGAAGTATGCATTAGGGAAAATAATTCGTTTAAAGAAATTAAGAATTTTGCTACTTGGACTAGTCCAAGATTGAATATACGGTTTGATATGACGGGAGATGAATTAGTCATCTATTATCCAGATGGGAGTAGGTTTCTTAGTCCTGTGGAATTGAGTAATTATGCAGAACAAGAAAGTCAACGTGCAGAACAAGAAAGTCAGCGCGCAGAACAGGCAAATCAACGCGCAGAACAAGAAAGTCAGCGCGCAGAACAGGCAAATCAGCGTGTAGAACGAGAAAGATTTCTTAAAGAGCAGGAAACTCAACGTGCGGAACAAGAAAGATTTCTCAAAGAGCAGGAACAACTAAAGTATCAAACTTTACTAGCACAATTAAAAGCTAAGGGTATTGATATTACTGCACTCGAATAA
- a CDS encoding Uma2 family endonuclease, translating into MGGIDMVRQIAPKTQLGVIKSNVNQVGETIAPEIVYPESDGEPMADNTRQFTWIVKIKENLEILFKSNPDVFVAGDLFWYPVKGSNKIKLAPDTMVVFGRPKGHRGSYRQWEENNIPPQVVFEILSPSNSDSEMTKKKLFYLKYGVEEYYVYDPDGISLEVCIRENDSFREIENFTTWTSPRLNIRFDMTGDELVIYYPDGSRFLSPVELSNYAEQESQRAEQESQRAEQERFLKEQETQRAERESQRAEQANQRAEQESQRAEQANQRVERERFLKEQETQRAEQERFLKEQEQLKYQTLLAQLKAKGIDITALE; encoded by the coding sequence ATGGGAGGTATAGATATGGTGAGGCAAATTGCACCAAAAACTCAACTGGGGGTGATAAAATCTAACGTTAATCAGGTTGGGGAGACGATCGCGCCTGAAATTGTCTACCCAGAAAGTGATGGTGAACCCATGGCGGATAACACTAGGCAATTTACATGGATTGTCAAAATCAAGGAGAATTTAGAAATACTATTTAAGTCTAATCCGGATGTGTTTGTGGCCGGGGACTTGTTTTGGTATCCAGTAAAGGGTAGTAACAAAATTAAACTGGCTCCTGACACCATGGTAGTGTTTGGGAGACCCAAGGGACACCGGGGGTCCTATCGACAGTGGGAAGAGAATAATATTCCTCCCCAGGTGGTTTTTGAAATTTTATCTCCCAGTAATAGTGATAGTGAGATGACGAAAAAAAAGCTCTTTTATCTCAAATATGGAGTGGAAGAGTATTATGTGTATGACCCAGATGGGATTAGTCTAGAAGTATGCATTAGGGAAAATGACTCATTTAGGGAAATTGAGAATTTTACCACTTGGACTAGTCCAAGATTGAATATACGGTTTGATATGACGGGAGATGAATTAGTCATCTATTATCCAGATGGGAGTAGGTTTCTTAGTCCTGTGGAATTGAGTAATTATGCAGAACAAGAAAGTCAACGTGCAGAACAAGAAAGTCAACGTGCAGAACAAGAAAGATTTCTTAAAGAGCAGGAAACTCAACGTGCAGAACGAGAAAGCCAACGCGCAGAACAGGCAAATCAACGCGCAGAACAAGAAAGTCAGCGCGCAGAACAGGCAAATCAGCGTGTAGAACGAGAAAGATTTCTTAAAGAGCAGGAAACTCAACGTGCGGAACAAGAAAGATTTCTCAAAGAGCAGGAACAACTAAAGTATCAAACTTTACTAGCACAATTAAAAGCTAAGGGTATTGATATTACTGCACTCGAATAA
- a CDS encoding Crp/Fnr family transcriptional regulator: MNPTENIIHLPRKSLPQQILTQHSIIPVRNDVLWRIERGVVRTLTWNEEGTAITLGYWGPGDITGHALSKVTPYQIQCLTSVQATIIPPHLWHEHIEALLSHIQQTEQILHILHCQPTSLRLWHFLLWLGDKFGRDLEQGKLIDLNLTHQDISEVLNTTRVTITRLLRKFETQGKISRPKRSIILRLDGDRRQIDCQNNGLSQNT; this comes from the coding sequence ATGAACCCTACTGAAAATATCATCCATCTACCAAGAAAGAGTTTGCCGCAACAGATACTTACCCAGCACTCAATCATTCCGGTCAGAAATGACGTTCTGTGGCGGATTGAGCGTGGTGTAGTGCGCACATTGACCTGGAATGAAGAGGGCACAGCTATCACCCTAGGTTACTGGGGACCTGGAGATATTACTGGTCATGCTTTATCAAAAGTGACACCTTATCAAATTCAGTGTTTAACCAGTGTACAAGCAACAATTATACCACCTCATTTGTGGCATGAGCATATTGAGGCCTTGCTCTCTCATATTCAACAGACAGAACAAATTTTACATATTCTCCATTGTCAACCCACATCATTAAGATTGTGGCATTTTTTGCTGTGGTTAGGGGATAAATTTGGTAGGGATTTGGAACAGGGCAAGTTGATTGATTTGAACCTGACCCATCAAGATATTTCAGAGGTGTTGAACACAACAAGGGTGACAATAACTAGACTGTTGCGGAAATTTGAGACCCAGGGAAAAATATCACGTCCTAAACGCAGTATTATTCTCCGGTTGGATGGGGATAGGAGACAAATTGACTGCCAAAATAATGGCTTGAGCCAAAATACTTAG
- a CDS encoding Uma2 family endonuclease: protein MVRQIAPKTQLGVIKSNVNQVGETIAPEIVYPESDGEPMADNTRQFTWIVKIKENLEILFKSNPDVFVAGDLFWYPVKGSNKIKLAPDTMVVFGRPKGHRGSYQQWEENNIPPQVVFEILSPSNSDSEMTKKKLFYLKYGVEEYYVYDPDGISLEVCIRENNSFKEIENFTTWTSPRLNITFDMTGDELVIYYPDGSRFLSPVELSNYAEQANQRAERERFLKEQEQIKYQTLLSRLKAKGIDITTLE, encoded by the coding sequence ATGGTGAGGCAAATTGCACCAAAAACTCAACTGGGGGTGATAAAATCTAACGTTAATCAGGTTGGGGAGACGATCGCGCCTGAAATTGTCTACCCAGAAAGTGATGGTGAACCCATGGCGGATAACACTAGGCAATTTACATGGATTGTCAAAATCAAGGAGAATTTAGAAATACTATTTAAGTCTAATCCGGATGTGTTTGTGGCCGGGGACTTGTTTTGGTATCCAGTAAAGGGTAGTAACAAAATTAAACTGGCTCCTGACACCATGGTAGTGTTTGGTAGACCCAAGGGACACCGGGGGTCTTATCAACAGTGGGAAGAGAATAATATTCCTCCCCAGGTGGTTTTTGAAATTTTATCTCCCAGTAATAGTGATAGTGAGATGACGAAAAAAAAGCTCTTTTATCTCAAATATGGAGTGGAAGAGTATTATGTGTATGACCCAGATGGGATTAGTCTAGAAGTATGCATTAGGGAAAATAATTCGTTTAAAGAAATTGAGAATTTTACCACTTGGACTAGTCCAAGATTGAATATAACATTTGACATGACTGGAGATGAATTAGTCATCTATTATCCAGATGGGAGTAGGTTTCTTAGTCCTGTGGAATTGAGTAATTATGCAGAACAGGCAAATCAACGTGCAGAACGAGAAAGATTTCTTAAAGAACAGGAACAAATAAAGTATCAAACTTTATTATCACGATTAAAAGCTAAGGGTATTGATATTACTACACTCGAATAA